From the genome of Aquila chrysaetos chrysaetos chromosome 12, bAquChr1.4, whole genome shotgun sequence, one region includes:
- the FNDC7 gene encoding fibronectin type III domain-containing protein 7 isoform X1 → MHSAKSKSLIFIGLLFNCLEMIFSSNAGFSMSIYNVTSQSIYLRWPKFSGASSYRVTATAVNTVGHSLLAHFSDVTLKGTLTSLIPNTIYAIQAEAIDKNGIILAETQIMQSTAPDIPVIDKAYSKLSNSITVEWRAVPGATSYLLTAQDGDSFIETVVTNSPGTLTGLKPATLYRVTIRSINSGGKSQPSPFRRAKTVLAAPILSVSSPSCDSIAVSWKAVYMAAGFSVSLMRSDGLGRMLKENTTNTSLIFTNLDPGTLYTIKAYAWNVNGIPGDDFTYNQRTSPNAPADVQVAFNSGALRAIVSWMPTEGALTYSVTASSGLLKLKCNTSSASCMVPSLQCSSEYYVSVTAYNDAGSSNPTDAVSLKTIPCAPVNISVEGDEPGHLLVSWSSVNFGHYYVVFVKSDDGLEVHCNTSHTQCHFQSDCGFTYFISVFAYNKAGQSPLGNVLNYSTAPCCPSDFRAVLVASDTVEVTWAPVRGAEMYETRALGGSGVVRCNDTATACTLSALPCNTRYNITVYSFSEARGSNTSCASKYVATAPCSPEIKSISKEALSAISVHWQSNNEEATYIVTARGEAGLWHCTSSGNSCTLIHLPCGSAFSVSAIARSPAGQSLPSYSVPLETAPCCPNDLLLTQVTQSVTNISWSVGMGAQTYITTLESPKGQAKCHTLQNYCLLGCITCGTNYTVSLKAISETGLTSSCTYQGYSSSACCPSGVKLYRLGNNGIRVYWRASDETINYNTDLHGSKGNFTCTPSSGLSHCDITEIPCGDVYTVVVSPVTDKGPNLTFCPKKIYSVTCSGSSVGMVIYRGKSNAEQHI, encoded by the exons ATGCACAGTGCAAAAAGTAAATCATTAATATTTATTGGACTGCTTTTCAACTGCCTAGAAATG atCTTTTCATCGAACGCAG gtttctCTATGTCTATATACAATGTGACATCACAAAGCATTTATCTCAGATGGCCCAAGTTTTCAGGAGCCTCTTCTTACAGAGTCACAGCTACAGCTGTGAATACTGTAGGCCATTCATTACTGGCTCATTTTAGTGATGTTACACTTAAAGGAACTCTAACTTCATTAATTCCCAATACTATTTATGCTATACAAGCAGAAGCCATTGACAAGAATGGAATTATTCTTGCAGAAACACAGATTATGCAGTCAACAG CTCCAGACATACCTGTTATTGACAAAGCTTATTCAAAACTTAGCAACAGTATCACAGTGGAATGGAGAGCAGTACCTGGGGCTACTAGTTATCTGCTGACTGCACAAGATGGAGATTCCTTCATTGAAACTGTAGTTACAAATTCTCCAGGCACATTGACGGGACTGAAACCTGCCACCTTGTACAGAGTCACTATCAGATCCATaaattcaggaggaaaaagccaGCCTTCAcctttcagaagagcaaaaacaG TCCTGGCTGCTCCAATTCTGTCTGTTAGTTCTCCGAGTTGTGACTCCATTGCAGTAAGCTGGAAAGCTGTGTATATGGCAGCTGGATTCTCTGTGTCCCTCATGAGATCAGATGGTTTGGGCAGAATGCTGAAGGAGAACACCACCAATACGTCCTTGATATTTACAAATCTAGATCCAGGAACTCTCTATACTATCAAGGCATATGCCTGGAATGTCAATGGGATACCTGGAGATGATTTCACATACAACCAAAGAACAA GTCCTAATGCACCAGCGGATGTTCAAGTAGCTTTTAATAGTGGTGCCTTAAGAGCTATTGTTTCTTGGATGCCAACAGAAGGAGCTCTAACTTACAGTGTGACAGCCTCCAGTGGGCTCTTGAAACTGAAGTGTAACACATCTTCTGCCTCCTGCATGGTGCCATCACTCCAATGCAGCTCTGAATATTATGTTTCTGTCACAGCATACAATGATGCTGGATCCAGTAACCCTACTGATGCAGTAAGCTTAAAAACTA ttccttgtGCACCAGTAAATATATCAGTTGAAGGGGATGAGCCTGGCCACTTGTTGGTATCATGGTCTAGCGTCAATTTTGGTCATTATTATGTGGTTTTTGTGAAGAGTGATGATGGCTTGGAAGTGCACTGCAACACATCACATACTCAATGCCATTTCCAGTCGGACTGTGGCTTCACTTATTTCATTAGTGTCTTTGCATATAACAAGGCAGGGCAGAGTCCTCTAGGCAATGTATTGAATTACAGTACTG CGCCTTGTTGCCCCAGCGACTTCAGGGCGGTGCTCGTGGCGAGCGACACCGTGGAGGTCACCTGGGCTCCTGTCCGAGGTGCTGAAATGTACGAAACGAGAGCCCTGGGCGGGAGCGGCGTGGTGCGCTGCAACGACACCGCCACGGCCTGCACCTTGTCGGCTCTGCCGTGCAACACCCGCTATAATATCACGGTTTATTCTTTCAGCGAGGCCAGGGGCAGCAACACGTCGTGTGCATCCAAGTACGTGGCAACAG ctccCTGCAGTCCTGAAATCAAAAGTATCTCAAAGGAGGCTCTTTCTGCAATCAGTGTGCACTGGCAATCTAACAATGAAGAAGCTACATATATTGTCACTGCCAGAGGAGAGGCTGGACTTTGGCATTGCACAAGCTCTGGAAATTCCTGTACCCTAATTCATCTTCCCTGCGGATCTGCTTTCTCTGTCAGTGCTATAGCAAGATCACCAGCAGGACAGAGCTTACCAAGCTACAGTGTCCCTTTAGAGACAG ctCCTTGTTGCCCTAACGACCTGTTACTAACTCAAGTGACACAGTCTGTAACAAATATCAGCTGGTCTGTTGGGATGGGTGCACAGACATACATAACAACACTGGAGTCCCCGAAAGGACAGGCAAAGTGTCACACTCTTCAAAACTACTGTCTCCTGGGATGCATCACATGTGGCACCAACTATACAGTATCTCTGAAAGCAATCAGTGAAACGGGTTTGACATCCAGTTGCACATATCAAGGATATTCTTCCA gTGCTTGCTGCCCTTCTGGGGTGAAGCTATATAGACTCGGCAATAATGGCATCAGGGTATACTGGCGAGCTTCTGATGAAACAATAAACTACAATACTGATTTACATGGCTCAAAAGGCAATTTCACCTGTACCCCTAGCTCAGGTCTAAGTCACTGCGATATCACTGAGATACCTTGTGGGGATGTCTACACAGTGGTAGTATCTCCAGTTACTGATAAGGGGCCGAATCTTACATTTTGtcctaaaaaaatatattcag TAACCTGTTCTGGAAGCTCTGTTGGAATGG TGATTTATAGAGGAAAGAGCAATGCAGAACAACATATCTAG
- the FNDC7 gene encoding fibronectin type III domain-containing protein 7 isoform X2 — translation MHSAKSKSLIFIGLLFNCLEMIFSSNAGFSMSIYNVTSQSIYLRWPKFSGASSYRVTATAVNTVGHSLLAHFSDVTLKGTLTSLIPNTIYAIQAEAIDKNGIILAETQIMQSTVLAAPILSVSSPSCDSIAVSWKAVYMAAGFSVSLMRSDGLGRMLKENTTNTSLIFTNLDPGTLYTIKAYAWNVNGIPGDDFTYNQRTSPNAPADVQVAFNSGALRAIVSWMPTEGALTYSVTASSGLLKLKCNTSSASCMVPSLQCSSEYYVSVTAYNDAGSSNPTDAVSLKTIPCAPVNISVEGDEPGHLLVSWSSVNFGHYYVVFVKSDDGLEVHCNTSHTQCHFQSDCGFTYFISVFAYNKAGQSPLGNVLNYSTAPCCPSDFRAVLVASDTVEVTWAPVRGAEMYETRALGGSGVVRCNDTATACTLSALPCNTRYNITVYSFSEARGSNTSCASKYVATAPCSPEIKSISKEALSAISVHWQSNNEEATYIVTARGEAGLWHCTSSGNSCTLIHLPCGSAFSVSAIARSPAGQSLPSYSVPLETAPCCPNDLLLTQVTQSVTNISWSVGMGAQTYITTLESPKGQAKCHTLQNYCLLGCITCGTNYTVSLKAISETGLTSSCTYQGYSSSACCPSGVKLYRLGNNGIRVYWRASDETINYNTDLHGSKGNFTCTPSSGLSHCDITEIPCGDVYTVVVSPVTDKGPNLTFCPKKIYSVTCSGSSVGMVIYRGKSNAEQHI, via the exons ATGCACAGTGCAAAAAGTAAATCATTAATATTTATTGGACTGCTTTTCAACTGCCTAGAAATG atCTTTTCATCGAACGCAG gtttctCTATGTCTATATACAATGTGACATCACAAAGCATTTATCTCAGATGGCCCAAGTTTTCAGGAGCCTCTTCTTACAGAGTCACAGCTACAGCTGTGAATACTGTAGGCCATTCATTACTGGCTCATTTTAGTGATGTTACACTTAAAGGAACTCTAACTTCATTAATTCCCAATACTATTTATGCTATACAAGCAGAAGCCATTGACAAGAATGGAATTATTCTTGCAGAAACACAGATTATGCAGTCAACAG TCCTGGCTGCTCCAATTCTGTCTGTTAGTTCTCCGAGTTGTGACTCCATTGCAGTAAGCTGGAAAGCTGTGTATATGGCAGCTGGATTCTCTGTGTCCCTCATGAGATCAGATGGTTTGGGCAGAATGCTGAAGGAGAACACCACCAATACGTCCTTGATATTTACAAATCTAGATCCAGGAACTCTCTATACTATCAAGGCATATGCCTGGAATGTCAATGGGATACCTGGAGATGATTTCACATACAACCAAAGAACAA GTCCTAATGCACCAGCGGATGTTCAAGTAGCTTTTAATAGTGGTGCCTTAAGAGCTATTGTTTCTTGGATGCCAACAGAAGGAGCTCTAACTTACAGTGTGACAGCCTCCAGTGGGCTCTTGAAACTGAAGTGTAACACATCTTCTGCCTCCTGCATGGTGCCATCACTCCAATGCAGCTCTGAATATTATGTTTCTGTCACAGCATACAATGATGCTGGATCCAGTAACCCTACTGATGCAGTAAGCTTAAAAACTA ttccttgtGCACCAGTAAATATATCAGTTGAAGGGGATGAGCCTGGCCACTTGTTGGTATCATGGTCTAGCGTCAATTTTGGTCATTATTATGTGGTTTTTGTGAAGAGTGATGATGGCTTGGAAGTGCACTGCAACACATCACATACTCAATGCCATTTCCAGTCGGACTGTGGCTTCACTTATTTCATTAGTGTCTTTGCATATAACAAGGCAGGGCAGAGTCCTCTAGGCAATGTATTGAATTACAGTACTG CGCCTTGTTGCCCCAGCGACTTCAGGGCGGTGCTCGTGGCGAGCGACACCGTGGAGGTCACCTGGGCTCCTGTCCGAGGTGCTGAAATGTACGAAACGAGAGCCCTGGGCGGGAGCGGCGTGGTGCGCTGCAACGACACCGCCACGGCCTGCACCTTGTCGGCTCTGCCGTGCAACACCCGCTATAATATCACGGTTTATTCTTTCAGCGAGGCCAGGGGCAGCAACACGTCGTGTGCATCCAAGTACGTGGCAACAG ctccCTGCAGTCCTGAAATCAAAAGTATCTCAAAGGAGGCTCTTTCTGCAATCAGTGTGCACTGGCAATCTAACAATGAAGAAGCTACATATATTGTCACTGCCAGAGGAGAGGCTGGACTTTGGCATTGCACAAGCTCTGGAAATTCCTGTACCCTAATTCATCTTCCCTGCGGATCTGCTTTCTCTGTCAGTGCTATAGCAAGATCACCAGCAGGACAGAGCTTACCAAGCTACAGTGTCCCTTTAGAGACAG ctCCTTGTTGCCCTAACGACCTGTTACTAACTCAAGTGACACAGTCTGTAACAAATATCAGCTGGTCTGTTGGGATGGGTGCACAGACATACATAACAACACTGGAGTCCCCGAAAGGACAGGCAAAGTGTCACACTCTTCAAAACTACTGTCTCCTGGGATGCATCACATGTGGCACCAACTATACAGTATCTCTGAAAGCAATCAGTGAAACGGGTTTGACATCCAGTTGCACATATCAAGGATATTCTTCCA gTGCTTGCTGCCCTTCTGGGGTGAAGCTATATAGACTCGGCAATAATGGCATCAGGGTATACTGGCGAGCTTCTGATGAAACAATAAACTACAATACTGATTTACATGGCTCAAAAGGCAATTTCACCTGTACCCCTAGCTCAGGTCTAAGTCACTGCGATATCACTGAGATACCTTGTGGGGATGTCTACACAGTGGTAGTATCTCCAGTTACTGATAAGGGGCCGAATCTTACATTTTGtcctaaaaaaatatattcag TAACCTGTTCTGGAAGCTCTGTTGGAATGG TGATTTATAGAGGAAAGAGCAATGCAGAACAACATATCTAG
- the FNDC7 gene encoding fibronectin type III domain-containing protein 7 isoform X4 — protein sequence MHSAKSKSLIFIGLLFNCLEMIFSSNAGFSMSIYNVTSQSIYLRWPKFSGASSYRVTATAVNTVGHSLLAHFSDVTLKGTLTSLIPNTIYAIQAEAIDKNGIILAETQIMQSTAPDIPVIDKAYSKLSNSITVEWRAVPGATSYLLTAQDGDSFIETVVTNSPGTLTGLKPATLYRVTIRSINSGGKSQPSPFRRAKTVLAAPILSVSSPSCDSIAVSWKAVYMAAGFSVSLMRSDGLGRMLKENTTNTSLIFTNLDPGTLYTIKAYAWNVNGIPGDDFTYNQRTIPCAPVNISVEGDEPGHLLVSWSSVNFGHYYVVFVKSDDGLEVHCNTSHTQCHFQSDCGFTYFISVFAYNKAGQSPLGNVLNYSTAPCCPSDFRAVLVASDTVEVTWAPVRGAEMYETRALGGSGVVRCNDTATACTLSALPCNTRYNITVYSFSEARGSNTSCASKYVATAPCSPEIKSISKEALSAISVHWQSNNEEATYIVTARGEAGLWHCTSSGNSCTLIHLPCGSAFSVSAIARSPAGQSLPSYSVPLETAPCCPNDLLLTQVTQSVTNISWSVGMGAQTYITTLESPKGQAKCHTLQNYCLLGCITCGTNYTVSLKAISETGLTSSCTYQGYSSSACCPSGVKLYRLGNNGIRVYWRASDETINYNTDLHGSKGNFTCTPSSGLSHCDITEIPCGDVYTVVVSPVTDKGPNLTFCPKKIYSVTCSGSSVGMVIYRGKSNAEQHI from the exons ATGCACAGTGCAAAAAGTAAATCATTAATATTTATTGGACTGCTTTTCAACTGCCTAGAAATG atCTTTTCATCGAACGCAG gtttctCTATGTCTATATACAATGTGACATCACAAAGCATTTATCTCAGATGGCCCAAGTTTTCAGGAGCCTCTTCTTACAGAGTCACAGCTACAGCTGTGAATACTGTAGGCCATTCATTACTGGCTCATTTTAGTGATGTTACACTTAAAGGAACTCTAACTTCATTAATTCCCAATACTATTTATGCTATACAAGCAGAAGCCATTGACAAGAATGGAATTATTCTTGCAGAAACACAGATTATGCAGTCAACAG CTCCAGACATACCTGTTATTGACAAAGCTTATTCAAAACTTAGCAACAGTATCACAGTGGAATGGAGAGCAGTACCTGGGGCTACTAGTTATCTGCTGACTGCACAAGATGGAGATTCCTTCATTGAAACTGTAGTTACAAATTCTCCAGGCACATTGACGGGACTGAAACCTGCCACCTTGTACAGAGTCACTATCAGATCCATaaattcaggaggaaaaagccaGCCTTCAcctttcagaagagcaaaaacaG TCCTGGCTGCTCCAATTCTGTCTGTTAGTTCTCCGAGTTGTGACTCCATTGCAGTAAGCTGGAAAGCTGTGTATATGGCAGCTGGATTCTCTGTGTCCCTCATGAGATCAGATGGTTTGGGCAGAATGCTGAAGGAGAACACCACCAATACGTCCTTGATATTTACAAATCTAGATCCAGGAACTCTCTATACTATCAAGGCATATGCCTGGAATGTCAATGGGATACCTGGAGATGATTTCACATACAACCAAAGAACAA ttccttgtGCACCAGTAAATATATCAGTTGAAGGGGATGAGCCTGGCCACTTGTTGGTATCATGGTCTAGCGTCAATTTTGGTCATTATTATGTGGTTTTTGTGAAGAGTGATGATGGCTTGGAAGTGCACTGCAACACATCACATACTCAATGCCATTTCCAGTCGGACTGTGGCTTCACTTATTTCATTAGTGTCTTTGCATATAACAAGGCAGGGCAGAGTCCTCTAGGCAATGTATTGAATTACAGTACTG CGCCTTGTTGCCCCAGCGACTTCAGGGCGGTGCTCGTGGCGAGCGACACCGTGGAGGTCACCTGGGCTCCTGTCCGAGGTGCTGAAATGTACGAAACGAGAGCCCTGGGCGGGAGCGGCGTGGTGCGCTGCAACGACACCGCCACGGCCTGCACCTTGTCGGCTCTGCCGTGCAACACCCGCTATAATATCACGGTTTATTCTTTCAGCGAGGCCAGGGGCAGCAACACGTCGTGTGCATCCAAGTACGTGGCAACAG ctccCTGCAGTCCTGAAATCAAAAGTATCTCAAAGGAGGCTCTTTCTGCAATCAGTGTGCACTGGCAATCTAACAATGAAGAAGCTACATATATTGTCACTGCCAGAGGAGAGGCTGGACTTTGGCATTGCACAAGCTCTGGAAATTCCTGTACCCTAATTCATCTTCCCTGCGGATCTGCTTTCTCTGTCAGTGCTATAGCAAGATCACCAGCAGGACAGAGCTTACCAAGCTACAGTGTCCCTTTAGAGACAG ctCCTTGTTGCCCTAACGACCTGTTACTAACTCAAGTGACACAGTCTGTAACAAATATCAGCTGGTCTGTTGGGATGGGTGCACAGACATACATAACAACACTGGAGTCCCCGAAAGGACAGGCAAAGTGTCACACTCTTCAAAACTACTGTCTCCTGGGATGCATCACATGTGGCACCAACTATACAGTATCTCTGAAAGCAATCAGTGAAACGGGTTTGACATCCAGTTGCACATATCAAGGATATTCTTCCA gTGCTTGCTGCCCTTCTGGGGTGAAGCTATATAGACTCGGCAATAATGGCATCAGGGTATACTGGCGAGCTTCTGATGAAACAATAAACTACAATACTGATTTACATGGCTCAAAAGGCAATTTCACCTGTACCCCTAGCTCAGGTCTAAGTCACTGCGATATCACTGAGATACCTTGTGGGGATGTCTACACAGTGGTAGTATCTCCAGTTACTGATAAGGGGCCGAATCTTACATTTTGtcctaaaaaaatatattcag TAACCTGTTCTGGAAGCTCTGTTGGAATGG TGATTTATAGAGGAAAGAGCAATGCAGAACAACATATCTAG
- the FNDC7 gene encoding fibronectin type III domain-containing protein 7 isoform X3: MHSAKSKSLIFIGLLFNCLEMIFSSNAGFSMSIYNVTSQSIYLRWPKFSGASSYRVTATAVNTVGHSLLAHFSDVTLKGTLTSLIPNTIYAIQAEAIDKNGIILAETQIMQSTAPDIPVIDKAYSKLSNSITVEWRAVPGATSYLLTAQDGDSFIETVVTNSPGTLTGLKPATLYRVTIRSINSGGKSQPSPFRRAKTVLAAPILSVSSPSCDSIAVSWKAVYMAAGFSVSLMRSDGLGRMLKENTTNTSLIFTNLDPGTLYTIKAYAWNVNGIPGDDFTYNQRTSPNAPADVQVAFNSGALRAIVSWMPTEGALTYSVTASSGLLKLKCNTSSASCMVPSLQCSSEYYVSVTAYNDAGSSNPTDAVSLKTIPCAPVNISVEGDEPGHLLVSWSSVNFGHYYVVFVKSDDGLEVHCNTSHTQCHFQSDCGFTYFISVFAYNKAGQSPLGNVLNYSTAPCCPSDFRAVLVASDTVEVTWAPVRGAEMYETRALGGSGVVRCNDTATACTLSALPCNTRYNITVYSFSEARGSNTSCASKYVATAPCSPEIKSISKEALSAISVHWQSNNEEATYIVTARGEAGLWHCTSSGNSCTLIHLPCGSAFSVSAIARSPAGQSLPSYSVPLETGACCPSGVKLYRLGNNGIRVYWRASDETINYNTDLHGSKGNFTCTPSSGLSHCDITEIPCGDVYTVVVSPVTDKGPNLTFCPKKIYSVTCSGSSVGMVIYRGKSNAEQHI, from the exons ATGCACAGTGCAAAAAGTAAATCATTAATATTTATTGGACTGCTTTTCAACTGCCTAGAAATG atCTTTTCATCGAACGCAG gtttctCTATGTCTATATACAATGTGACATCACAAAGCATTTATCTCAGATGGCCCAAGTTTTCAGGAGCCTCTTCTTACAGAGTCACAGCTACAGCTGTGAATACTGTAGGCCATTCATTACTGGCTCATTTTAGTGATGTTACACTTAAAGGAACTCTAACTTCATTAATTCCCAATACTATTTATGCTATACAAGCAGAAGCCATTGACAAGAATGGAATTATTCTTGCAGAAACACAGATTATGCAGTCAACAG CTCCAGACATACCTGTTATTGACAAAGCTTATTCAAAACTTAGCAACAGTATCACAGTGGAATGGAGAGCAGTACCTGGGGCTACTAGTTATCTGCTGACTGCACAAGATGGAGATTCCTTCATTGAAACTGTAGTTACAAATTCTCCAGGCACATTGACGGGACTGAAACCTGCCACCTTGTACAGAGTCACTATCAGATCCATaaattcaggaggaaaaagccaGCCTTCAcctttcagaagagcaaaaacaG TCCTGGCTGCTCCAATTCTGTCTGTTAGTTCTCCGAGTTGTGACTCCATTGCAGTAAGCTGGAAAGCTGTGTATATGGCAGCTGGATTCTCTGTGTCCCTCATGAGATCAGATGGTTTGGGCAGAATGCTGAAGGAGAACACCACCAATACGTCCTTGATATTTACAAATCTAGATCCAGGAACTCTCTATACTATCAAGGCATATGCCTGGAATGTCAATGGGATACCTGGAGATGATTTCACATACAACCAAAGAACAA GTCCTAATGCACCAGCGGATGTTCAAGTAGCTTTTAATAGTGGTGCCTTAAGAGCTATTGTTTCTTGGATGCCAACAGAAGGAGCTCTAACTTACAGTGTGACAGCCTCCAGTGGGCTCTTGAAACTGAAGTGTAACACATCTTCTGCCTCCTGCATGGTGCCATCACTCCAATGCAGCTCTGAATATTATGTTTCTGTCACAGCATACAATGATGCTGGATCCAGTAACCCTACTGATGCAGTAAGCTTAAAAACTA ttccttgtGCACCAGTAAATATATCAGTTGAAGGGGATGAGCCTGGCCACTTGTTGGTATCATGGTCTAGCGTCAATTTTGGTCATTATTATGTGGTTTTTGTGAAGAGTGATGATGGCTTGGAAGTGCACTGCAACACATCACATACTCAATGCCATTTCCAGTCGGACTGTGGCTTCACTTATTTCATTAGTGTCTTTGCATATAACAAGGCAGGGCAGAGTCCTCTAGGCAATGTATTGAATTACAGTACTG CGCCTTGTTGCCCCAGCGACTTCAGGGCGGTGCTCGTGGCGAGCGACACCGTGGAGGTCACCTGGGCTCCTGTCCGAGGTGCTGAAATGTACGAAACGAGAGCCCTGGGCGGGAGCGGCGTGGTGCGCTGCAACGACACCGCCACGGCCTGCACCTTGTCGGCTCTGCCGTGCAACACCCGCTATAATATCACGGTTTATTCTTTCAGCGAGGCCAGGGGCAGCAACACGTCGTGTGCATCCAAGTACGTGGCAACAG ctccCTGCAGTCCTGAAATCAAAAGTATCTCAAAGGAGGCTCTTTCTGCAATCAGTGTGCACTGGCAATCTAACAATGAAGAAGCTACATATATTGTCACTGCCAGAGGAGAGGCTGGACTTTGGCATTGCACAAGCTCTGGAAATTCCTGTACCCTAATTCATCTTCCCTGCGGATCTGCTTTCTCTGTCAGTGCTATAGCAAGATCACCAGCAGGACAGAGCTTACCAAGCTACAGTGTCCCTTTAGAGACAG gTGCTTGCTGCCCTTCTGGGGTGAAGCTATATAGACTCGGCAATAATGGCATCAGGGTATACTGGCGAGCTTCTGATGAAACAATAAACTACAATACTGATTTACATGGCTCAAAAGGCAATTTCACCTGTACCCCTAGCTCAGGTCTAAGTCACTGCGATATCACTGAGATACCTTGTGGGGATGTCTACACAGTGGTAGTATCTCCAGTTACTGATAAGGGGCCGAATCTTACATTTTGtcctaaaaaaatatattcag TAACCTGTTCTGGAAGCTCTGTTGGAATGG TGATTTATAGAGGAAAGAGCAATGCAGAACAACATATCTAG
- the PRPF38B gene encoding pre-mRNA-splicing factor 38B, with protein sequence MANNSPAVGAGNCQGQQAAQHQPGAVPPAQQQLQSGAPKPAASGKQGNVLPLWGNEKTMNLNPMILTNILSSPYFKVQLYELKTYHEVVDEIYFKVTHVEPWEKGSRKTAGQTGMCGGVRGVGTGGIVSTAFCLLYKLFTLKLTRKQVMGLITHTDSPYIRALGFMYIRYTQPPTDLWDWFESFLDDEEDLDVKAGGGCVMTIGEMLRSFLTKLEWFSTLFPRIPVPVQKTIDQQIKSRPRKIKKDGKEGMEEIDRHAERRRSRSPRRSISPRRSPRRSRSRSHHREGHGSSSFDRELERERERQRLEREAKEREKERRRSRSTDRTLERRRSRSRDRYRSRSRSRDRKGDRRDRDREREKENERSRKKERDYDKERGSEREKDRSRERSKERKSKGDIEERRHKDDKDDKKHRDDKRDSKKERKHSRSRSRERKHRSRSRSKNTGKRSRSRSKEKSSKHKNESKEKSNKRSRSRSRGRTDSVEKSRKRDQSPSKEKPRKRSRSKERSHKHDHSDSKDHSDKHDRRRSQSTERESQEKQHKNKDETV encoded by the exons ATGGCCAACAACAGCCCCGCCGTCGGCGCCGGGAACTGCCAGGGGCAGCAGGCGGCCCAGCACCAGCCTGGCGCCGTCCCGCcggcccagcagcagctgcagagcggAGCCCCCAAGCCGGCGGCCTCAGGCAAGCAGGGCAACGTGCTGCCGCTGTGGGGGAATGAGAAGACCATGAACCTGAACCCCATGATCCTCACCAACATCCTCTCGTCGCCCTACTTCAAGGTGCAGTTGTACGAGCTCAAGACTTACCATGAAGTGGTGGATGAGATCTACTTCAAG GTTACGCATGTTGAACCATGGGAAAAGGGgagcaggaaaacagcaggCCAGACAGGGATGTGTGGAGGG gtgCGTGGTGTTGGAACCGGAGGAATTGTGTCTACTGCCTTTTGTCTGCTCTACAAATTATTTACACTGAAACTCACTCGTAAGCAAGTGATGGGCCTTATAACTCATACAGACTCTCCATATATTAGGGCTCTTGGATTTATGTATATTAG GTACACACAACCACCTACAGATCTATGGGACTGGTTTGAATCCTTTCTTGATGATGAAGAG GACCTGGATGTGAAGGCAGGTGGGGGTTGTGTTATGACCATCGGGGAGATGCTTCGTTCCTTCCTCACTAAGCTTGAATGGTTTTCCACATTGTTTCCAAGAATTCCTGTGCCAGTCCAGAAAACCATTGACCAGCAAATTAAAAGCAGACctagaaaaatcaagaaagatGGCAAGGAGGGAATGGAAGAAATAGACCGGCATGCAGAACGTAGACGTTCAAG gtctcCAAGACGATCCATCAGTCCCAGGAGGTCTCCCAGAAGATCCAGAAGCAGAAGTCATCATCGGGAAGGCCATGGATCATCTAGCTTTGATAGAGAgctagaaagagaaagagaacgGCAGAGATTAGAACGTGAAGctaaggagagagaaaaagaaaggcgGAGATCTCGAAGTACTGATCGCACCCTAGAACGGAGGCGAAGCAGAAGCAGGGACAGATATAGAAGCCGTAGTCGAAGTCGTGACAGGAAAGGAGATAGaagagacagggacagggagcgagagaaagaaaatgaacgGAGCcgtaaaaaagagagagattatGATAAGGAAAGAGGTAGTGAGAGGGAAAAAGATCGATCTAGAGAAAGATCAAAAGAACGGAAAAGTAAGGGTGATATAGAAGAGAGAAGACACAAGGATGACAAGGATGACAAGAAACACCGGGATGACAAGAGGGATtccaaaaaagagagaaaacatagTAGAAGTCGAAGCCGGGAAAGAAAGCATAGGAGTAGGAGCCGAAGTAAGAATACAGGTAAGCGCAGCAGAAGCAGGAGTAAAGAGAAATCAAgtaaacacaaaaatgaaagtaaagaGAAGTCAAATAAACGAAgtagaagcagaagcagaggaagaacagataGTGTTGAGAAGTCCAGAAAACGAGACCAGAGTCCCAGCAAAGAAAAACCTAGAAAGCGTAGCAGAAGCAAAGAACGTTCCCACAAACATGATCACAGTGATAGCAAGGACCATTCGGACAAACATGATCGTCGAAGGAGCCAAAGTACGGAACGAGAGAGCcaagaaaagcaacataaaaacaAAGATGAGACTGTGTGA